A single Defluviitalea saccharophila DNA region contains:
- the thiE gene encoding thiamine phosphate synthase → MKYNINYKLYLVTDRNILIEKSLETAVAEAIEGGVKIVQLREKDISSLEFYKTALKLKEITTQYNIPLIINDRLDIALAVDAEGVHLGQRDLPCSIAREIIGENKIIGVSAATVEEAKKAEVDGADYIGVGALFPTNTKQNTRAVSIERLTEIKKSVSIPVVAIGGINESNVYLLKSTNIDGIAVVSAILGKKDIQSAAMNLLCKI, encoded by the coding sequence TAATATAAATTATAAACTATATCTTGTGACAGATAGAAATATATTAATAGAAAAAAGCTTGGAAACGGCGGTAGCAGAGGCTATAGAGGGAGGCGTGAAGATCGTTCAGCTTAGGGAAAAAGATATAAGTTCTTTGGAATTTTATAAAACAGCCCTTAAATTAAAAGAAATAACCACTCAGTATAATATCCCTCTTATAATTAATGACCGATTGGATATTGCCTTAGCAGTCGATGCCGAAGGGGTCCATTTAGGACAAAGAGATTTGCCTTGCTCAATTGCAAGGGAAATTATAGGTGAAAACAAAATCATAGGTGTTTCAGCAGCGACGGTAGAGGAAGCAAAAAAGGCAGAAGTGGATGGTGCGGATTACATAGGGGTAGGTGCATTGTTTCCAACCAACACGAAACAAAATACAAGAGCCGTCTCAATAGAGCGGCTAACAGAAATAAAAAAGAGCGTATCCATTCCTGTTGTTGCCATAGGAGGTATCAATGAGAGTAATGTATACTTATTAAAAAGCACCAATATAGATGGTATAGCAGTCGTATCTGCAATTCTTGGGAAAAAGGATATCCAATCAGCAGCCATGAATCTTTTGTGTAAAATTTAA